Proteins from a genomic interval of Qipengyuania sp. JC766:
- a CDS encoding OmpA family protein, producing MKLAAGAGSSTGDGQPSRSSVTSVENIRSELGATETARGTVVSLPGDVLFDFDKAEIRESARPVLAKLAQLIDAEEPPTIAVEGHTDSKGDDGYNDRLSRARAQAVRDFLKDVHQVPGDRMEVTGYGEDRPTAPNANPDGTDNEDGRQKNRRVEVILQD from the coding sequence ATGAAGCTGGCCGCAGGCGCCGGGTCCTCGACCGGCGACGGGCAGCCCAGCCGCAGCTCGGTCACTTCGGTCGAGAACATCCGTTCGGAACTCGGCGCGACCGAAACGGCGCGCGGAACCGTCGTTTCGCTGCCGGGCGATGTCCTGTTCGATTTCGACAAGGCCGAGATCCGCGAGAGTGCGCGCCCCGTCCTCGCCAAGCTGGCGCAGCTGATCGATGCGGAGGAACCGCCGACAATCGCCGTCGAGGGCCATACCGATTCCAAGGGCGACGACGGCTACAACGATCGCCTGTCGCGGGCCCGGGCGCAGGCGGTGCGCGACTTCCTGAAGGACGTGCACCAGGTACCCGGAGACCGGATGGAAGTGACCGGATACGGGGAAGACCGCCCGACCGCGCCCAATGCCAACCCGGACGGGACCGACAACGAGGACGGGCGGCAAAAGAACCGCCGCGTCGAAGTGATCCTGCAGGACTGA
- a CDS encoding cisplatin damage response ATP-dependent DNA ligase: MENFAALIDALIYTRSRNEKLRLIAEYLRATPDPDRGWAMAALTDGLDFPAVKSGTIRTIMKDRIDPALWTLSRDFVGDTAETASLLWDTAQMGAAAPVDPAPSVSEAVAALEAMTRKSVTTELPALLDRLDPPGRYALLKLATGGMRIGVSTRLAKVAFAQAFDVPVEDVEEYWHGMRPPYPELFAWAADGADPPDIGGLPLFKPFMLAHPLEETVVSLEDYVAEWKWDGIRVQLVHAGGETRLYSRGGDDISHTFPEMLDALDFPAILDGELLVQGATQGGEAGGAASFNALQQRLGRKTVSKKMLRESPAFVRVYDVLSLEGENLREKPWSERRAILEKLMARLPAARFDLSQIVDARDFEHLAQIREGTRDDAIEGLMLKRRDSPYVAGRKTGLWYKWKRDPLLIDAVLMYAQRGSGKRSSFYSDYTFGCWDGDPDGGAELLPVGKAYSGFTDEELKKLDRHVRQNTVNRFGPVRETDRSLVFEVAFDSVHQSKRHKSGLAMRFPRIHRIRWDKPVHEADRIEALRALVRD, from the coding sequence ATGGAAAATTTCGCCGCCCTCATCGATGCCCTTATCTACACGCGCAGCCGCAACGAGAAGCTGCGCCTGATCGCCGAATACCTGCGCGCGACGCCCGATCCGGATCGCGGCTGGGCGATGGCGGCCCTGACGGACGGTCTGGACTTCCCGGCAGTCAAGTCCGGCACCATTCGCACCATCATGAAGGACCGGATCGATCCCGCGCTATGGACGCTGAGCCGGGACTTCGTCGGCGACACGGCGGAAACGGCCAGCCTGTTGTGGGACACCGCGCAGATGGGTGCCGCCGCGCCCGTCGATCCGGCTCCATCGGTGTCCGAAGCCGTGGCCGCGCTGGAAGCGATGACTCGCAAGTCCGTGACGACCGAACTGCCTGCCCTGCTCGACCGGCTCGACCCGCCGGGGCGCTACGCCCTGCTCAAGCTCGCGACGGGGGGCATGCGGATCGGCGTTTCCACGCGGCTCGCCAAGGTCGCCTTCGCGCAGGCGTTCGACGTGCCGGTGGAGGATGTGGAGGAATACTGGCACGGGATGCGCCCCCCTTACCCCGAGCTGTTCGCATGGGCGGCCGACGGGGCCGATCCGCCCGATATCGGCGGGCTGCCGCTGTTCAAGCCTTTCATGCTGGCCCATCCGCTGGAAGAGACCGTGGTCAGCCTCGAGGATTACGTCGCTGAGTGGAAGTGGGACGGGATCCGCGTGCAGCTGGTCCATGCAGGCGGGGAAACGCGCCTCTATTCGCGCGGCGGGGACGATATCTCGCATACCTTTCCCGAGATGCTGGACGCGCTCGATTTCCCCGCGATCCTCGATGGCGAGCTGTTGGTCCAGGGGGCCACGCAGGGCGGGGAAGCGGGCGGCGCAGCCAGCTTCAACGCCTTGCAGCAGCGCCTCGGTCGCAAAACGGTCAGCAAGAAGATGCTGCGCGAGAGCCCGGCCTTCGTGCGCGTCTACGACGTGCTTTCGCTGGAAGGGGAGAACCTGCGGGAGAAACCGTGGTCCGAGCGACGCGCCATCCTCGAAAAGCTGATGGCACGCCTTCCGGCGGCGCGCTTCGACCTGTCGCAGATCGTCGATGCGCGCGATTTCGAGCACCTGGCACAGATCCGCGAAGGCACCCGCGACGACGCGATCGAGGGGCTGATGCTGAAGCGGCGCGACAGCCCCTACGTAGCCGGCCGCAAGACCGGCCTGTGGTACAAATGGAAGCGCGACCCGCTGCTGATCGACGCGGTCCTGATGTATGCCCAGCGCGGCAGCGGCAAGCGGTCCAGCTTTTATTCCGACTACACCTTCGGCTGCTGGGACGGCGACCCCGATGGCGGCGCGGAGCTGTTGCCGGTGGGCAAGGCCTATTCGGGCTTCACCGACGAGGAACTGAAGAAACTCGACCGGCACGTCCGCCAGAACACGGTCAACCGCTTCGGCCCGGTCCGCGAAACCGATCGCAGCCTGGTCTTCGAAGTCGCGTTCGACAGCGTCCACCAGAGCAAGCGGCACAAGAGCGGCCTCGCCATGCGCTTTCCGCGCATCCACCGCATCCGCTGGGACAAGCCGGTGCACGAGGCCGACCGGATCGAAGCGCTGCGCGCACTCGTCAGGGACTGA